From the Mahella australiensis 50-1 BON genome, the window AACTGCTCGCGTATTAGATCAGATAAACCCTTTCCGGTTACAGCTCCCATACGTGCTGCCATCTCTTGGACGATGATAAGGCTAAAGGTCATGAGGAATATGGCCCATAGCATTTTATATTGCAACTCAGCACCGACCATAGCATATGTGGTGATGCCACCGGCATCATTGCCGGCGCTGGCGGCTATAATGCCTGGGCCCAATATAGTGAGGAAAACGAGCACTTGTTTGTTAGCAAGCTTTTTCTTAAGTTTCATGCATGTTTCCTCCTTCTTGGCAAAAATACCTCGTCTATAATATCGTTTATAATGGCTACACCCACCAGGACCATATCATCATCGACTACAGGAACAGCTAAAAGATCATACTTGGTTACAACCTCGGTCAGATCATATATACCGTCGGTATCGCGAACGTATATGACGTTGGGATCCATTATATCTTTTAGCAGTCTGTCCGGTGGAGCCACTACAAGATCGCGCAGCGATACCACGCCTATAAGGTGTTCATCTTTGTCTATAACATATAGATAATAAGCCTCATCTGGAGATGGTTGAATAAGGCGCAGTTGATCTATAGTTTGCTGCGCTGTTATATCAGGCGGAAAGGCGATGAAGTCAGTGCTCATCATGCTGCCCACAGTCTTGTCTTCATACTCCATCAGTTCTTTTATCTCTTCGGAGTCTTCTTTATCCATGCGCTCCAGCAGTTTTTGAGCGCGTTCTTCGTCGAGTTCCTCTAATATGTCAGCAACTTCATCAGCAGGCATATTTTCGAGGATGTTTGATGCCTCTTCCTCGCTCATATTTTCTATTATATTTACCTGTACATCAGGCTCTATTTCTTCTAAAGTATCGGCTAGCGTTTGCTCGTCCAAAGCATGAAATACCGCAGAACGATAGTGACTATCCAGGTCTTCTATTATATCGGCTATATCCGCCGGATGAAGCTGCCTTAGTTTCTTATATGGTACAGCCAGCTTGAGATGGCGCTCTTCAGATACAATCGGTTCCACATTATCCCAGGCTATTATATTATCACCTAGGGGTATGTGCAGCAACTTGCATAAGAATTTAATCGGGCGCTCTATGCCCAGGCGCCGGAGCAGACCGGAAAAGCCTATATCCACACCTATTATAACTATTTTTTGGCTTATAAACGTTGCTTTTAAGTCGTTTACCCTTACTACCTTTCTGCCATTTACATCTACTATCTGTTTGTCCATAATATCCTGTGCTATATATAGGATATCTTCCGGTAAAGGCGAATGATGTATCTTGTTGAGTATGATAGCATCCTTTTTTACAACGTTTATATCAGCATCTAGGACCAGTATCACTTTAGGACCAGCCGATATGACAATAGAGGTTACTATCGGTGGTTCCTTATATATAGAGGCTATAGCATCCTTTAACTTACCTATATACGTGCCTTGCTGCGTGAATACTGGTTTACCTACCAATTGGCTGAAAAACATATCTTGCATTTATTACACCACGCTTTCTATTTTATTATTGCCTCACCTCCTCGTAAAGATGAGGCGGGATATACTTGTATAATTTTCCAGGACCACCGTCGTCCTGCATAGTTCCCACCACCCTTTAAAAATATATTTTAATGTGCAAATGTTTCAGATATATGATACTATAAATATGATAACATGGCTTTATATGTTATACAATAGAGATTATGATATTTACTTTATCGGGGGGAATAGTGATGAGCGACAAGATAAATTGGGGCGTGCTAGGGTGTGCCCGCATAGCAGTGGAAAAGGTTATTCCTTCTATGAAACTATCGCGGCATTCACAATTTTATGCCATAGCCAGCCGCGATAAATCCAGGGCCGATCGCATAGCCGACAGGTTGGGAGCGTCTAAAAGTTACGGAAATTATGATGAGCTGTTGTCTGACCCGGATATACAGGCGGTTTACATACCACTGCCCAATCATTTGCACGAAGAGTGGACCATTAAAGCGGCTCAAAGGGGCAAACATGTTCTATGCGAGAAGCCTATGGGTATTACAGCTATGGCTTGTCGGCGCATGATAGATGTCTGCCGTGATAACGGCGTGTATCTTATGGAAGCTTTTATGTACAGGCTCCATCCGGCTACCCAAAAGGTAAAGCAGCTCATAGACCAAGGCGTCATAGGCGAAATAAGGCTATTTGAAGGCTTGTTTTCGGGAATGTTTGCAAACGATAAAGATTACAGGATGTATAAAGAATTCGGCGGTGGTTCGCTATATGATGTGGGCTGTTATGCTGTCAATGCAGCCAGATATTTTATAGGTAAAGAACCGCTATCAGTATTTGCTCATGCACGCAACCGCAACGGCATAGATATAGACACGTCGGTATCGGCTGTAATGATGTTCGATGACATGGCCATAGCATCCATTTACAGCGGATTCGATAGCAGCGATGTTAATAGGTATTCTATTATAGGGACTGAAGGGGTTATAGATGTTCCCAGCGGTTTTGCTTTCTGGCCGGTAGGCGATGTTAATTTTGTTGTGACGGTAGGCGGCAAATCACAGCCTATAGTTATTCCTGCTATAAACCAGTACGTATGCGAATTGGATGAATTCTCTACAGCTATACTAGATGGTCGGCCGCTGACGCTGGATGTCGAGGATGCATATAAAAACGCCAGAGTTATAGAGGCATTGCATTTGTCGTGGAGGAATAATGCTGTAGTGAACATAGAATAAGCTAAAAAGAGGAGATCATCATGGAGGAAAGAAATAATTATCTGTATTACTTTATATCTTTCTATGCATTGAGTTATATGGTGAATGCTGTATACGGCACTTTTATGCCGGTGTATTTGGATCATATAGGATATGGGCAGACGGCTATAGGGACACTATTAGCGCTGGGGCCTTTTATAGCCATGATAGCGCAGCCTGTATGGGGCATAGCGGGGGATAGGGCCAAGGCCAAAAATATAATTCTGCAGACATTGCTTCTAGGCAGTGCTATAAGCATAATAATGTATCCATTATCCGAAAGCTTTTATTATCTCGTATTTATAATGGCTATGTATACTTTTTTCCAAACATCGATTGGGCCTTTGATAGATGCTATAACGCTGGAATACATAGAAAAAACTCACTGGAAGTTTGGCCTGATACGAATGGCTGGTACCATCGGCTTCGCCGTTATGTCGGTTGTGGCAGGTGCTATAGCTAAAAGATATATAAGTGCCATATTTGTGCTGTGCTTTGCTGTTATAATACTAAATTTTATAATATCCTTTTTTCTACCGAAAGTTAAAGGATATCAATTCAATGCACCCAAAGTAGCTATATGGGAGTTGTTCAAAAACCGAGAATTGGTACTGTTAATGATTTTTAACCTTGTAATACAAACCACGCTGGGTTTCTATTACGCTTTTTTTCCAATATACTTTAGGAGTATGGGTGGCGATAATGCTCTATTAGGATGGGCTATGTTTATATCGGCCATGAGCGAGATACCGTTTTTACTCTTTGCCGATAAAATATTGAATAAAATAGGCGTATATTATACGCTGCTTGGCTCCGGTGTTGTGGCCGCCGTACGGTGGTTGATACTTCATTTCGTTACAAATCCCTATGTAGTGCTGCCACTGCAAGCGTTACACGGGCTTATTTTTATCGTATTATCTATTGCTTTAGCTACATACATAAACAGAGAGGTGCCAAAAGCGTTGAGAGCATCAGGCCAAACGATGAATGGGCTTATAGGCATGGGCTTATCGCGTATTATAGGAAGCATGTTGGGCGGAGCTTTGAGCGATATGGTTGGTATAAGGCAGGTATTCCTTTACAGTTCATTGCTAGCATTTGCAACTGTGGCGGCCTTTGGTTTCATTTTTGCAAATGGTGGCAGGCATAGCCAAGCTTGATTATTTTAAGTGTATTATGTCGTTTTGATCTATCGAGGCTATGAGCCGCTCATTTTCATAGAATTCTATGATGTAGCCGGATAAATCCATTGCGTTTGTTTTAGCTACACAATAAGGGTATGTTAGAGTATTATTTATTTCCTGATTTATGGTTGGATTGATATATTCTACCTCTACGCGAATGGTGGCAACATGGTCATTATTGGTTTTATATATGTTGGTTATATTGACGTCATAACCATCGGTAGGCATAACGCCCCTGTTTACGACAAAATATGTATAGTGAGCATCTTCAAATACAGCGACGGTTTCATAATGCTTATTTTCATCTAAGAAAGCGTCTATTGCCTTTGGCAGTTGGTCGGGCTGTGTCAAGGTAAAGCTTAGCATATCGCCGGTAGCTTCGACGGCGCAGCCTACGGATATTATTAATATTATACCTGCGAGTAAAGCTATAGATAACAACTCTCTTAACATCATCAAAAAGCACTTCCTTACATATTCTTATTTTATTATAGAAGAAAGTTTTTACAAAATAATTAACATTCTTTACAAAATTATTGCATTCCTATTTTCTTTCTATGAATTTTTATAAATATTGTGTATAATATTGGGGAGGTGATGTAGAACATGGGGAAAGATTTTATACCATACTTAAATGAGCATTTTGTCATATTTGATGGCGCTATGGGTACCATGTTGCAACAAAAAAAGGCTGGTATTGATAGATGCCCGGAGGAGCTGAATATCGCGGATCCGGATGTGATAAT encodes:
- a CDS encoding magnesium transporter MgtE N-terminal domain-containing protein produces the protein MQDMFFSQLVGKPVFTQQGTYIGKLKDAIASIYKEPPIVTSIVISAGPKVILVLDADINVVKKDAIILNKIHHSPLPEDILYIAQDIMDKQIVDVNGRKVVRVNDLKATFISQKIVIIGVDIGFSGLLRRLGIERPIKFLCKLLHIPLGDNIIAWDNVEPIVSEERHLKLAVPYKKLRQLHPADIADIIEDLDSHYRSAVFHALDEQTLADTLEEIEPDVQVNIIENMSEEEASNILENMPADEVADILEELDEERAQKLLERMDKEDSEEIKELMEYEDKTVGSMMSTDFIAFPPDITAQQTIDQLRLIQPSPDEAYYLYVIDKDEHLIGVVSLRDLVVAPPDRLLKDIMDPNVIYVRDTDGIYDLTEVVTKYDLLAVPVVDDDMVLVGVAIINDIIDEVFLPRRRKHA
- a CDS encoding Gfo/Idh/MocA family protein, encoding MSDKINWGVLGCARIAVEKVIPSMKLSRHSQFYAIASRDKSRADRIADRLGASKSYGNYDELLSDPDIQAVYIPLPNHLHEEWTIKAAQRGKHVLCEKPMGITAMACRRMIDVCRDNGVYLMEAFMYRLHPATQKVKQLIDQGVIGEIRLFEGLFSGMFANDKDYRMYKEFGGGSLYDVGCYAVNAARYFIGKEPLSVFAHARNRNGIDIDTSVSAVMMFDDMAIASIYSGFDSSDVNRYSIIGTEGVIDVPSGFAFWPVGDVNFVVTVGGKSQPIVIPAINQYVCELDEFSTAILDGRPLTLDVEDAYKNARVIEALHLSWRNNAVVNIE
- a CDS encoding MFS transporter, with protein sequence MEERNNYLYYFISFYALSYMVNAVYGTFMPVYLDHIGYGQTAIGTLLALGPFIAMIAQPVWGIAGDRAKAKNIILQTLLLGSAISIIMYPLSESFYYLVFIMAMYTFFQTSIGPLIDAITLEYIEKTHWKFGLIRMAGTIGFAVMSVVAGAIAKRYISAIFVLCFAVIILNFIISFFLPKVKGYQFNAPKVAIWELFKNRELVLLMIFNLVIQTTLGFYYAFFPIYFRSMGGDNALLGWAMFISAMSEIPFLLFADKILNKIGVYYTLLGSGVVAAVRWLILHFVTNPYVVLPLQALHGLIFIVLSIALATYINREVPKALRASGQTMNGLIGMGLSRIIGSMLGGALSDMVGIRQVFLYSSLLAFATVAAFGFIFANGGRHSQA
- a CDS encoding protease complex subunit PrcB family protein codes for the protein MMLRELLSIALLAGIILIISVGCAVEATGDMLSFTLTQPDQLPKAIDAFLDENKHYETVAVFEDAHYTYFVVNRGVMPTDGYDVNITNIYKTNNDHVATIRVEVEYINPTINQEINNTLTYPYCVAKTNAMDLSGYIIEFYENERLIASIDQNDIIHLK